The sequence AACGGCAAAAATCACAAACACAGCCCAAGGAGTAAGTGGTGTTGTCAACGCATTGACGGCTACGAAAAACACAATGAGCAAGGCAGAGCCAGCCAGTGAGAAGGCCAATGGTTTTTTGTAGAGAGCAATGGACATCGGCCACCAAATAAGAACAAAAATTGGGTAAATGGCCCAAATGGTTGCAGGTGTGGTAATCCAATTCACAGCAATGAAAAAAACAGATGAAAGGATCGTTCCCAGGACCCCGTAAGCGAGCGGGCGGCGGGCAACACCTATAGACAAAGGCCACCATAGGAGGACGAATGCCGGAAAAATAGCCCAAGGAAAGCCGGTTTCCCAAAACATGTTAAGGAGAATGTAATATAAGATCATTGAACTTGACGCAATGCCAGCGAAAAAGAGCGAGCGGCTCGCCTGGCCAAAAAAGGCGGAAAGGGGCCACCATAATAATGGGAAACAAATATATAAGATCCAAGGATAATCGGGCGTTTGTATCCAATTGACAAGACTTAAGTAAACGATGAATGCAGCCGCCATCGTGGAGGCATAAAGCTTATAGCTAAGTTTTCTATCTAACATAATGCTGAGCGAGCTTAATAACAGTAGTCCGGCTGGATACAGGGCCCACCAATCTCCAGGTGTGGTCAAGAAATTAATAAGAAACAGAACGCCCATAAACACATGAGCCGCCAAATTAAATAGAACGATCATTGGTGTCCGCCTTTCTGTTTGCGCCAGTGGAAAAAGAGTGAAAGCGGCCACCACAACACGGCAAACATAGGGTAAACGAACCAGATAACAGTAGGAGTGTAGTAAAAATTAATGAAAGCGAACAGTGCAATAACCAAGGCGCTTCCCCACAAAGAGAATTCAAGATTTAAGCGCGCTCGCGACTTTTTTAGCCAATGTGGAGCCGCTTTGCTTTCTTCGTCCTGAAAGGCTTGCTTGATTTCGGAAATGTCGCCAAACTCCACAATCGCTTTATTGATGGCGTCTTCTTGTGATTTTCCTTCCCGAATGAGGTCGTCGACTTTTTCTTCTAGATTTTCGACAATTTCTTCTTTCATTAACAAAGTTTCCTCGTTTTCCGGCACATCGCGGAATAAATGGTCAACGTGGTTGCGGATTGTTTTCATAACTAAACTCCCTTCAAAAATAGGTCAATGACTGACTTTAGTTCATTCCATTCCACCGTTATTTCGCGCAAATACGCTTTGCCTAACGTTGTTATCGAATAATATTTGCGCTTGCCTCCGTGGGAGCGAGCGCCATAATAAGATACAATCAATTCTTTTTTCTCAAGCCGTTGGAAGACGGCGTAAAGCGTAGCTTCTTTTACTTCAAAGCGGCCATCGGTTTTACGGGCGATCTCTTTTGAAATTTCGTAGCCGTAACTATCCTTCGTTGCTAATAGGCTAAGCACGATTGAGTCGATATGGCCTCTCAACAAATCACTGCGCATTTAGTTGGATCACCTCTTTTTAGCGAATCAATAAAAATGGAAATTACTCTTGTTCATAGAGTACTATCTGATGGAGTAATAGTACTATTAATTGCTCTGTCTGTCAAAGTAATTTTTTATAAAGAAAAACATTTTTATAGGCGCTTTTATGTTTTCACTTGAAAAAGCGCTTACAAAACGTTAGAATGCAATTAAGTTTACTACTAAATCGGTTTAGTTAAGGAGGAATTGAATGGCCAGCGTCACAATGGCAGACGTAGCAAAGCTTGCAGGTGTATCAAAAAGCACCGTATCGCAATTTCTTAACAAACGCTACCACTATATGAGCGAAGAAACAAAGAGCAGAATCGAACAGGCGATTCATGAGTTAGGCTATAGCCCAAATGCGGTAGCGAGAAGTTTGCGGCAGAAAAAAACGCAAACGATTGGCGTCATTGTCGCCAATATACTCCATAGTTTTTCTACTGAAGTGATTCGTGCGATTGAAGATACATGTCATGCCTATGATGTCCATGTCATTGTCTGCAATGCAGATAACGACCCCCAGAAAGAAAAAAAGTATGTGGAGATGTTGCGGGCAAAGCAAGTTGACGGGTTGATCGTTTTTCCTACAAGCGACAATAAAGAGTTATTCAATGGACTCGTCGCTGCTCGTTTTCCTCTTGTTTTTATCGATAGGCTCATTCATGGTGTCCCTGTAAATGCTGTGCTTGCCGATAATGAAGAAGCGATGCGTTTGGCAGTCCATGCATTAGCCGAAAGTGGTCGGCGCCGAATTGGCTTAGTGCTTCCACCGCTTTTAGAGGAGATTACCCCGCGAATGGAACGGCGGGACGGCTTTATGAAGGCGATTAGTGAAGCAGGGCTCGAGTATGAGGAAGCGTATGTAGCGGCGGGGCAAGTAGAGGAAGCCCCACGTTTTCTTGCCGACATGCTGGCGCTGCCAACTCCGCCTGATGCCGTTATTGCTGGAAATGATCTAGTTTTGTATGAATTGCTGCGCTCGATCAAACAACAAAAAATCGATGTTCCTGAACAAATTGCACTAATTGGGATTGACGATGTGACGTTTGCTGATTTTTTTAATCCATCCATTACGACTGTAGCTCAGCCGACATTTACGATGGGCCATAAAGCTGCTGAGCTACTGCTGGAAGAAATCAATGGAGGCAAGAAACGTTCAGAAAATCGCATTCACCGCTTTCAGCCAACCTTAAAGTGCAGGCAATCTTGCTAATGAAGGAGAGTGGGCTTTTGTGAGAAAACAGCTGTTTTTGTTAGCGACAGCTACCTTATTGCTTAGTGGTTGTGCTGCTGTAAAAGAGACGGCGGACAACGATCCAGGGGATCCGAAAAAGCTAATTTTGGCGACGCAACTAGATGCCAATAGCCCATACGCAGTCGGTTTTCAAGCGTTTAAAGAAGCGGTTGA is a genomic window of Shouchella clausii containing:
- a CDS encoding LacI family DNA-binding transcriptional regulator gives rise to the protein MASVTMADVAKLAGVSKSTVSQFLNKRYHYMSEETKSRIEQAIHELGYSPNAVARSLRQKKTQTIGVIVANILHSFSTEVIRAIEDTCHAYDVHVIVCNADNDPQKEKKYVEMLRAKQVDGLIVFPTSDNKELFNGLVAARFPLVFIDRLIHGVPVNAVLADNEEAMRLAVHALAESGRRRIGLVLPPLLEEITPRMERRDGFMKAISEAGLEYEEAYVAAGQVEEAPRFLADMLALPTPPDAVIAGNDLVLYELLRSIKQQKIDVPEQIALIGIDDVTFADFFNPSITTVAQPTFTMGHKAAELLLEEINGGKKRSENRIHRFQPTLKCRQSC
- a CDS encoding PadR family transcriptional regulator is translated as MRSDLLRGHIDSIVLSLLATKDSYGYEISKEIARKTDGRFEVKEATLYAVFQRLEKKELIVSYYGARSHGGKRKYYSITTLGKAYLREITVEWNELKSVIDLFLKGV
- a CDS encoding permease prefix domain 1-containing protein, producing the protein MKTIRNHVDHLFRDVPENEETLLMKEEIVENLEEKVDDLIREGKSQEDAINKAIVEFGDISEIKQAFQDEESKAAPHWLKKSRARLNLEFSLWGSALVIALFAFINFYYTPTVIWFVYPMFAVLWWPLSLFFHWRKQKGGHQ